Within Lolium rigidum isolate FL_2022 chromosome 5, APGP_CSIRO_Lrig_0.1, whole genome shotgun sequence, the genomic segment tagaagaactatcactaatatatgagtatcccatgtgttcatcctcatcagacctaactaatcaagtagggtcaaccaagtataaaaccctagttcctattccaaagaccaccatccttagttatccataattagcatcacaccattgtgatgaaccctaatagcaactacacctactattttgtattacattccctactccactaaaccctactagtgttggataccaattatcaaccatcctatttagaagccaattattccttacttaacagaaccaacagtaaatcctagacaacctcaaccttaatcgtaatacttcttattaattaagaagtatattcttcaaaagttatccttttgaagaagataagaaatcatcatcaaccctgcttataaggacctataaatcctagccagctatcactagcaagataaacccaccttgacaaccaccatgtataataaattgcttaggatgcctaggcttatcttaaccctacaagccctaggtgttgatgaatccaactttgttgggatccatctaatacctattccagcaactacatgcagccatagtcaaccatagaaaaccacccacttaattatcatacttgttctttattaaagaacatgttcttcaaaagttattcttttaaagtatatgataagtaatcatcaaccatgcactataggacttaaacttgataactgttctttacttattattccactactattcctTAGTGTGAatgattgttattatgcattttaccacttgcttatgattcggaaacaacacaaacctgaataagaaccttgattgtgaatcactctaaaagtgcaacacaccctgaactaatcattaccattcactaaacctaaatcatcggggttagatcacgcttagagcgattgcatctcatacttatgcattattgcatccttggcaatttttaaacatcgtccttaccggacgatgatgctatttcagaatttggagttattgcgtatcgaagaccttgcctcgcataatcttgcgagtcaagaaaggcaagttcatcacttgctcatttcatttgagtatttctatcaaattacttgcaaagtattatggttatcactattgcataaaaatcaaaaccactactttcataactatgaatatgactatgtggtgggcaatggaaccatggattgtattgatatggtggaggttccattgcaagggtttatatccatctaggattaaacaacaaatgtcgtccagtgattattgtgccgtaatacccgtgttaaccataagatctggagtgggacggaatagtcaattgtatttccacctcttgtacatcaacggatgcgcttaccgtagacacttgacccagagttgggcaagcggtggggtggggatcccattctaattccccacggtaagtggtctatgatgggttgcagcctaccggcgaaggagtttggttaacgagtcccggatcgtcgtcgtggtcggggtccatccttaattggtgtaagaggaccgacgaggacccagggtcggggtatgcaacaaagggtgggtgtgcgaggtagcggaggaatatgattggctatgaccttataccgggcctcacaccaaaggaagtgtggacgagaacatgactcggttggcaccaaggttaagatctcttatgggtaaagcaacacacctctacaagtgtaatgaaccgtgacctgtcactccctgttcgggatatggaactgcgaacgcggccggaaaggagctccatgaagttctagtaaaccggtgaaggtcgacggacatagttcttccgaataaaagcaaccttttgaagaaatggttatgaaaacctgcattggtattagactttctggtctaatgttgtagctagtgcattaaacacctctttcctataatgaacttgttgagtacgctcgtactcatcccactcttaaatcccctgcttagatatggaggcatcgaaggagtatctacagtgaaactcgaaggtcgaggagtcaacaactacttcaagagacaagaccctgtcagaggagtcagataccacatacatcaaggagaaaacctagtttagccatagaagggaactagtttcctaaacctagctcctacttagctagaatctattcttagcctctttagctagttaaatactctacaaatagaattcgtgataggattagactacgagtcgttcttctagagtttatttgcagatttacctcattataaagtaggaggttgtgctgatcttatgtaacagagtcaatgttgtaattctatagacatgccttggacccgcatatgtttctgttgtaccactctgagcgatataatactagtggaatggtgtttcattggtgttatatcagacttgcatactacaccatgcagtggtatgccgggtcaccacacagcGACACCACTCAATGGCCGGCTTGCAACACCGCGGCGGCGCTCCACGATGGGCTTGCAGCCCGGAGGCAGTGCTGACAACGGCGACATTCGCCGGCTTGCAGCTCTGGCAAGCAGCTCCGGCGGCGCACCATTGAAGCTCCGACGGTGCACCGTTCAAGCTCCCCCAACGCATCATTGAAGCTCCGGCGGCGCACCATTGAAGCTCCGGGGGTGCACCATTGAAGCTCCGAAGGCGCACCTTTGCACCTCCCCCAACACACCATTGCAGCTCGGGCGGCTGCGATTTGCAACAGCGACGGTGGGGATTTGCAGCTCCGGTGATGGGGGATTGCAGCTTCACCCCATAGCATATGTAGCACCTCCTCACAGCATATGCAGCTCCGTCGTCACTGCCCGGGATTGTGGCCTTTGCAGCATCGGAGGTGGGGATTTGCAGCTCCACCTCCCACCCTTTGCAGCTCCGGTGATGAGGTATTGCAGCTTCATCCCGCGGCATATGTAGCTCCCCTTGCAGCAGCGGCACCGGCCATCGCCcttgagggcgacgagggagcacCGGCGGATGTTCGGGAGCAGTGCCGCACGGAGGAGCTCGCGCGAGGTAAGACGATGGTGCGTCGGTGCCGGCGAGCGGCGGAGCATCGTGGGAAAATCCGCGGCGAGCGACGGAGCATCGTGGGAAAATCGGCGGCAAGCGGCGGAGCATCGTGGGAATCGGCAGCGAGCGACGGAGCATCGTGGGAAaatcggcggcgagcggcggagcATCGTGGGAATCGGCAGAGAGCGACGGAGCATCGTGGGAAaatcggcggcgagcggcggagcAGCGACGGAGCATCATGGGAAACCGGCGGCGAGCGGCCATGTCTCCAGCAGTAGGTAGAGTTGTAGATGGATGTGTATGTGAGATGGGAGAGGAAAACGagtggaggaggagcggcggtaGAAAGATAAGATAGCCATCGTGGTGGGCCCTCCAACCGTCGCTGGGAATCAGGACACGCGTCACCAGATGAATCCGGAGGTCGCTAGCTGTTCCAACCTCCGGAGGAAACCAAGCATTTTCCTTTTCCGATTAGGAAAAAAAGGCTGCATTGCGTCAGTCTCGGTCGAATCGACTGTTTTCAACAACTCACCGCGGTCTCGTGCTCCGTCGATGCAAAAGGGCATCTTTACCTACACGAAGGCGACCGATACGGCAATTTGCGAAAGGAGGGGATTTTCGTCGAGTAGTTGCCCCTATTTCTACCCTCCACTCTCACCGTCCAGATTTGGAACCTCCATCCCACACACACATGCACGCGCACACGCACACGTGCGCAGGGGCACACacacgcgcgcgcacacacacttCTCGAGCTCCACCCCCTGGTGCTAGAGAAATTAAGCGACGCACATATGTCCGGTCGGCAACATCGGCACTGACAAGGCTACTTCGTCTTCTTTGTCGAATTCTCCTTCACCTCTAGCGATGACACTGTAAGTAACCACCGCAGATTGTCGGGTTTTGCGCTTCGTCCGTGCAAAAGGGTGTGTTTACCTGCACTAGGGAATGCGATAGCGCGAGCTCGCGCGATGTGGCGAGGGGGGGTCTGTCACCTCCCGTCGAGCACCCGCCCCTATTTCTGCCCTCCACTCTCACAGCCCGATTCGGAACCACCCCTCCCcccagacacacacacacacacacacacacacacacacacacacacacacacacatctcgAGCTCCACCCCCCCGGTCCCAGAGCACTTAAGCGGCGCACAGATCTCCGGTCAGCGACAGCGGCGTTAACAAGGCTACTTCGTCTTCTTTTCCAAGTTCTCCTTTGCCTCCAGCGTTTATTGTAAGTAACCATGACCCCAAGTAGTTTGGCTAGGGTTAGATCTCCGTAGGGTTTGCCAGATCTAGGTAGGATTTACATGAGAGTTGCTTGTTAATCGGTGATTTAGGGTAGGTAGTGTCGAAATGTAGTGCTTGTAGGATGAAATGCACTGTCATTGCCATGTCTACGTTGTGCGTCAGTAGATTCACCTTCTGTATTCTATATTAGTGGTTGTTCATATCATGTATTGTATGATGTGTAAGTTGTTGCAATGATTTGTGTTGTGTGATCATATTAGTGGTCTGCGTGGGGATTCATGGATCCCCTCACAAGTGTCTGATTCACATCCCATTGTTGAGCCCTAGCCCTTAGGTGTTGGTGTTAGATGTGTTGGCCAATGAGGGCCATGTGACTTCCCTGGTGGCCAAGGTTGTCGCAGAGGTGGCGGCAAGAATAGCTGCCACAAATAAAATGAAGGCCAAAAACCGCACTGATGCGGAGAAGGACATGAAGGCTACACAGAAGGGGCCATGAAATGGCTCCCCTTCATGTCTAGATTTGTGCTAGAGAAGGGGGAGCAAATGCATCCTCTTGGAGGGTGAGCACTACCACGGTCACGTCACGGTTAGCACATTGCCATCCACCATTGTAGTACTTCATCATTCATCGCTAACTTGCACAACTAATACATTGTATTCCCATCGTAGGATCACCCCAAGGACACCGAGTTCCTAAACACGCCCATTGTGAATTACGATGAGATGAAGACCATCTTCTCCTTCGGCCTCACCGGCAAGCATGCCATGGGCTCAAGTGAGGCCCTTGGCACACCTCTAGTTTCCACTTCAGCTGAATATTTTGACACCCAGGGGTGGCCAGCGATGGCGTCCTTGATGAAAGAGCATTTTTTAGTTtccttgggttttgtgtgtttgttaacaacgcGCGATTTTTTTTTACCATGTGTACTCAAGTGTGTAGGTTTTTATATTTAGCACATGTCCGTTGATGACCCAACAAAATccaaagttcatcttgagttctaGGACTTGGTGGTGGTCTTTACTTTTGGTTGAATGCAATGAGTTGATGAGTTGAGAAGAAAGAAGATCAGAAGAGGAGCGGAATGGATCAACTCAGGGGGCGGATCATCCAGCATGTCAAGGGCCAGATCATCCGACCCTCACAATGGATCCCTAGACGGCACTCGGGTATTCCTTGGAGAAAAGTGGGGTCGGACCATCTAGGGTGCCGAAGCTCTCCGGCCCCTTCAGCTgggcgggttttttttttttgcgcagGCGCCCTCATTTTCGGCAGGACCCGTCCGATTGCCGACAGGGGGTGGAGGCGGAGCACAAAACACTAAAGTTTGTCCAAAAAGTGTTTGACAAATACTTTGCTTATTTGCACAGCAGCGCCCTCCTTACAAGCAAACACTTATCATTTTACACCGTAGATGTATCTCAGCCTAGCTTCCTCCGCAGCCACCTGAAATGAAATAGAAAGATAATAAGTCAGGCATTCAAGTGAAAAGCAGttttagtatgatcaaagttttaGTATGTAGTACATCTTCCTTTGAGCCTGTCCACGTGTTAGGACGTCTTCTACCCCCACCAAATGGCAAATATACATCCAAGTGACCACCAGAGTATGCATCAGCCTTGTCGGGGTGCTTCATATCCATACTTCCATTATTTATGCAACCATAGCAGTGGCCTTCATTGAACAAGATCAAAACAGTGAATTGTTATACCTCCGTCATATCATGGAGTGAGGGTAAAATCAAGTTAAGACGACAATGAATTTGCTTTCTGAATTCAAACAAGAGTGGAACAAGACCGGATGcacaattttatctgttgttggacAGAAAGGTCCTCCATGTGTTCACTACAAGTACTACACATACTGCATCTGAAACTCTATTATGCAAATGACTGCCTGTGCCATGATCGTGCTCATTGCCCTTTCTGCTGTTGCCACTACTTTCCGCAAAATCAAGAGTAGTAGAACACTAAAATGTAAAATTATTTTAGAAAACCTAGTCAACAATAATCTATTTTTCAACCTAATGCCTCATGCTGCAAAGGTGCAGGCAGTTCCATATCATGTATCCACAACGAACAGAAAATAAGCCTAGAAATAAAAAACATCAGATTTGGGTATACAAGTTAAGGAACCATATGCAAGTTTTAGTGGATAGCCCATTATATCTGCCCTCTGTCGATACTTACCATTTTCATTGGATTCAATCTTGCAGAAGGTATTTGCCACCAATTCATTGTCTCCTTCTTCTCGCACTTCAGCAAAGAAAAGATCCTCAATTCCATCTTTAGTCTTTGTAGTGAAATTGAAATGCTTGTACCACATATTTCCTTCGCCGATTGACTGGAAGTGCAAAATATCCTTGAATTCATATGCATCATCCTAAGAGAGTGGGGCGGGTCAGAATCATTACATGAAAGGAAACAGGACATAaacaatgagagagagagagagagagagagagagagagagatacccCAAAAAGTTTGTGATCCTCATTATACGTGTCCAGTAAAGCTTGAAGCATTAAACTCTTTTGCTCACGGGTATGCTCCACTACCTGGTTGTCTGAACATCTCCTTGTTCTTCCATCAGGCCAGTAAAGAGCCTTCTTTATAACAATCTCCATCCCAGAATCCCCAGATTGCTCTTTCCACCTACAAGTGTATCATTAGGTTCTGTAAAAAAGCTGCACATCTTAATTTTCAGATCCTAATCACCAGTGTTTTGTAACTAAGAAAGCTGCGCTAGATGGGTGTCCCAAAGCTAAAAGCTAAACAATTGTATAAGATACAATTCAGATGATATGGTATACCTAGAATAAGAAGCAGCAGCGTGTATATGTAGTATGTACTTTCGTTAATTTTGAGCTATACTTGCTAATTATGTACTAGTTCAAACTGTTGAGTTAACTTTAAGGTGTTCGACAATTCCACAAACAGGACTTGAAGAGAAAACCAAATGTATGTTAGTATCTCTGTGATCAACTTGAGAGCTCTTATATGGTCTTATCACATGGAAAATAACAATGTGCAGATGCAAATTGTGCAAGCAGGAAGAAATTgctaagaagaaaaaaaaacacgaAAGAAATTGGGAAACCATACAGCGTTTGATGCCGCTTGTCATCAAGATAGCGCTCGATAGCCTTTTCCACTTCCTGTAAGCTCTTGAACGGCCCACCGAGATGAGGATAAGTGTGGAAAGATCCTGAACGATCGATCCTGATGTAAATACTGAAGTACCAACCAAGAGGTTTTTTGAGGTAAATGATTGGCTTAGGTGGCGGGGTCTCAGTTACAGCCTGCTCGGAGGAAGATGAGGAAGCGGCAGTGTCCTTGAATGTTGTAGTGCCGAGCAACTTGCTCAAGTACGAGACAGACGGTTGTGGTTGCGGCTGCGTCCGTGCAGATGGAGGCTCAGCCACATGATCCTGGCACCTGAACCAAGTAAATCGATGAGTCTTCTGTTTTataaaaaaagataaagaaaacaGAGCCTACGAGGGTAGAAATCAGCATCGTTACGGTGAGCACAGGTAATAGCGACATAGATAGGCATAAGAGCTGAGTGAAGAATCCAtatgatcatcatcatcaatgaGAGAAGAAAGGATAACATCGTTTTGTTGATTTCTGTACAGAACTACAGATTGATAGATTTGTTGTTGCAACTATCAGACAAACTCCGCAGCTAGGCAATAGAAAAACTAGATTTCGATGACAAACTCCGCAGCTAGGCAATCGAAAAACTAGATTTCGATGCACGCCCTCTCTGCCTATTAGATGATAAACATGAAACTAAAGGTAGCGGACATACAGGTtgggggcgccgccgccaccaccgcgtgGCCGGCAGGTTGGGCAGTACATACAGGGGCACACGTCCGCCGCGACACAGCGATCCTCCGAAAATTCGGATCTATGGTAGTACGTACCGCCGCGACACAGCGATCCTCCGAAATTTCTGATCGATGTGTTTTTCTTTCCGAAAATTCGGATCAATGGCACTCCTCGATCCGAATAAAAACCAAGTACCAGTGTATATGAAATTCACCGGAATTAATACACGTCAGAATATGCAAGGATTTTAAAGGGGACAGAGAGATAGGTGGCACTTACGGATCTTGATTGTTCCCCATTGCCATTGCTGCTAGAACCGGTCGACCTCTGCTCGATTGGGCCTGATCTTCTTCTAGAGCTACGTACACTAGTAGACGAGATGAAGATTAAGAGGCTAGCTTCACGATTTATTGTCCCCGAATCGTATGACTAGCAGTACCGGACACCAAATCAAACCGACCCAAACATCTTCTCCCTTTCTTAAATGAAACTCCGAATCAAAATACTTGTGCTGGAAACTAAGCAGTTTTGGGTCAAACCAGTTGTGCTTTTTTACAGCTC encodes:
- the LOC124656112 gene encoding uncharacterized protein LOC124656112 — translated: MAMGNNQDPCQDHVAEPPSARTQPQPQPSVSYLSKLLGTTTFKDTAASSSSSEQAVTETPPPKPIIYLKKPLGWYFSIYIRIDRSGSFHTYPHLGGPFKSLQEVEKAIERYLDDKRHQTLWKEQSGDSGMEIVIKKALYWPDGRTRRCSDNQVVEHTREQKSLMLQALLDTYNEDHKLFGDDAYEFKDILHFQSIGEGNMWYKHFNFTTKTKDGIEDLFFAEVREEGDNELVANTFCKIESNENGHCYGCINNGSMDMKHPDKADAYSGGHLDVYLPFGGGRRRPNTWTGSKEDVAAEEARLRYIYGVK